The Ascaphus truei isolate aAscTru1 chromosome 11, aAscTru1.hap1, whole genome shotgun sequence genome includes a window with the following:
- the LOC142463505 gene encoding adenylate cyclase type 9-like translates to MKGQNGLLSPPQEENLTNSQASLYEMLQEKGRWCGVSMDQSALLPLRFKNIREKTDAHFVDVIKEDSLMKDYFFKPPINRLSLNFLDKELETSYRASYQEEVIRTAPVKTFASATFSSLLDVLVCFVIFLLLSVTCFLKQGTGPVSSPVVALVVLAVCGLLGLLSLVVSVRMAFYLEDMTLCSRHLLEVISGWLPRHFIGTVLVCLPAAVVFSYLTSDFHTNVHYTMFLCSALLIPIVQYCNFCQLSSWLRSSLATIVGATLLILVYLPLCPDSSSLIPESDTNYSSSLIPESDTNYSSSPQPCGRSDTGSTGSPSSRLGQELAVAYFLLLLLVWFLNREFEVSYRLHYHGDVEADLHRTKIQSMRDQADWLLRNIIPYHVAEQLKVSQSYSKNHDDAGVIFASIVNFSEFYEENYEGGKECYRVLNELIGDFDELLSKPHYSSIEKIKTIGATYMAAAGLNPSQCQDSSQPHRHLQTLFDFAKEMMSVVDDFNNNMLWFNFKLRIGFNHGPLTAGVIGTTKLLYDIWGDTVNIASRMDTTGVECRIQASEESYRVLVKMGYEFDYRGTVNVKGKGQMKTYLYPKCTDNGGVVPHHQLSISPDIRVQVDGSIGRSPTDEISSLVTGGKGVAETAGGEAGLGRRRERAEERGRDGGAR, encoded by the exons ATGAAAGGCCAGAACGGGCTGCTGAGCCCCCCCCAGGAGGAGAACCTGACCAACAGCCAGGCCTCGCTGTACGAGATGCTGCAGGAGAAGGGCCGCTGGTGCGGGGTCAGCATGGACCAGTCCGCACTGCTGCCACTCAGGTTCAAGAACATCCGCGAGAAGACGGACGCTCACTTTGTGGATGTCATCAAGGAGGATAg CCTGATGAAGGACTATTTCTTCAAACCTCCCATTAACCGGCTGAGCCTGAACTTCCTGGACAAGGAGCTGGAGACTTCGTACAGAGCCAGCTATCAGGAGGAG GTGATCCGCACAGCCCCAGTGAAAACCTTTGCCAGTGCCACcttcagctccctgctggacgtCCTCGTTTGCTTTGTCATCTTCCTGCTCCTCTCTGTCACCTGTTTCCTGAAGCAGGGGACGGGCCCCGTGTCTTCTCCTGTCGTGGCCCTCGTGGTGCTGGCCGTATGTGGCCTCCTGGGACTCCTGTCCCTCGTGGTCTCTGTCAG GATGGCATTTTACCTGGAAGACATGACTCTCTGCAGCAGGCATCTCCTGGAGGTGATATCTGGATGGCTGCCTCGTCATTTTATCGGCACAGTTCTCGTGTGTCTGCCTGCGGCCGTTGTCTTCTCGTACCTCACCTCCGACTTCCACACCAATGTACAT TACACCATGTTCCTGTGCTCCGCTCTGCTGATACCCATCGTTCAGTACTGTAACTTCTGCCAGCTCAGCTCCTGGCTCCGCTCCTCCCTAGCCACCATTGTAGGGGCCACACTGCTCATCCTCGTCTACCTGCCTCTGTGCCCGGACAG TTCCTCACTGATCCCCGAGTCTGACACAAATTACAG TTCCTCACTGATCCCCGAGTCTGACACAAATTACAG ctcCTCCCCTCAGCCTTGCGGCAGATCGGACACCGGCAGCACCGGGAGCCCCTCTTCTCGCCTCGGCCAGGAGCTGGCGGTGGCctacttcctcctcctcctcctcgtctGGTTTCTGAACCGGGAGTTCGAGGTCAGCTACCGGCTGCACTACCACGGCGACGTGGAGGCCGACCTCCACCGCACCAAGATCCAGAGCATGCGCGACCAGGCGGACTGGCTGCTGCGCAACATCATCCCGTACCACGTGGCCGAGCAGCTGAAGGTGTCCCAGAGCTACTCCAAGAACCACGACGACGCCGGCGTCATCTTCGCCAGCATTGTCAACTTCAGCGAGTTCTACGAGGAGAACTACGAGGGCGGCAAGGAGTGCTACCGGGTCCTCAACGAGCTCATCGGCGACTTCGACGAGCTGCTCAGCAAGCCACACTACTCCAGCATCGAGAAGATCAAGACCATCGGTGCCACGTACATGGCTGCTGCCGGACTCAACCCGTCTCAGTGCCAGGACAGCAGCCAGCCCCACCGACACCTGCAGACGCTTTTCGACTTCGCCAAGGAGATGATGAGCGTGGTGGACGACTTCAACAACAACATGCTGTGGTTCAACTTCAAGCTCCGCATTGGCTTCAACCATGGGCCTCTGACGGCCGGGGTCATCGGGACTACCAAGCTGCTGTACGACATTTGGGGGGATACGGTGAACATTGCCAGCAGGATGGACACGACGGGCGTGGAGTGCCGGATCCAGGCGAGCGAGGAGAGTTACAGGGTGCTGGTGAAAATGGGCTACGAGTTTGATTACAGGGGGACGGTCAACGTTAAGGGGAAGGGTCAGATGAAGACCTACCTGTACCCCAAGTGTACGGACAACGGGGGAGTGGTGCCCCACCACCAGCTGTCGATTTCGCCCGATATCCGGGTGCAGGTGGATGGGAGCATCGGGCGCTCGCCAACTGATGAGATCAGCAGCCTTGTGACGGGAGGAAAAGGAGTGGCGGAGACAGCGGgtggggaggcagggttggggcgcAGGAGGGAGAGGGCGGAAGAGAGGGGCCGGGATGGGGGAGCACGATGA